A genomic window from Vanessa cardui chromosome Z, ilVanCard2.1, whole genome shotgun sequence includes:
- the LOC124543200 gene encoding uncharacterized protein LOC124543200: MSARSLVLLGSLLLAQMCIMRCEDSVPKSTESPASPQERSSHHHYESPVFQGFWKKKFIWRPRWVKTWQEKKVYVAVWKRMWGPAEVKEWVPVPKPPPGWVKNVPGSHFVKVGLPH; the protein is encoded by the exons atgagTGCACGATCACTG gtaTTATTAGGATCACTTCTCCTGGCTCAGATGTGTATTATGAGATGCGAAGACAGCGTCCCGAAGTCAACTGAGTCGCCTGCCAGTCCGCA agaGAGATCGTCACACCATCACTACGAATCGCCTGTTTTTCAAGGATTTTGGAAGAAGAAGTTTATTTGGAGACCACGTTGGGTTAAAACGTGGCAAGAGAAAAAAGTTTACGTTGCCGTTTGGAAAAGGATGTGGGGACCTGCTGAGGTCAAGGAATGGGTGCCAGTACCCAAACCACCCCCGGGTTGGGTTAAAAATGTTCCAGGATCACACTTTGTTAAAGTTGGTCTACCCCATTAA